The Anoplolepis gracilipes chromosome 14, ASM4749672v1, whole genome shotgun sequence genome includes a window with the following:
- the Fer1 gene encoding pancreas transcription factor 1 subunit alpha isoform X1, whose amino-acid sequence MYSMDNLERDMMNRQYIYEAHSFLGNPAIPALPPHCGVPTTATLPAVIPSQLPSSHHPSGSTGSTSGSEHYLYDENSSDNESIYSSDQENHTRERSRGNRRSGASGKCPRQVQVQQRQAANMRERRRMQNINDAFEGLRAHIPTLPYEKRLSKVDTLKLAIGYINFLNELVRTDKGNDPLTGSSGLSRCSSRDDSKKIIVRGCGGNPFISHSLSWSRKSDISPNGTMYAKVWTPEDPRASKSGTPFE is encoded by the exons atgtATTCGATGGACAATCTCGAGCGGGACATGATGAACCGGCAGTATATATACGAGGCGCACAGCTTCCTGGGCAATCCGGCGATCCCGGCGTTGCCGCCGCATTGCGGGGTGCCTACGACGGCGACGCTTCCGGCGGTCATTCCGTCGCAGTTGCCATCGTCTCATCATCCCTCCGGTAGCACTGGTAGCACCAGTGGTAGCGAGCACTATCTGTACGACGAGAACAGCAGCGATAACGAGAGCATCTACAGCAGCGATCAGGAAAATCACACGAGGGA ACGAAGTCGAGGTAATCGACGCAGCGGAGCATCGGGAAAATGCCCGAGACAGGTACAGGTGCAACAACGGCAAGCGGCGAATATGAGGGAGCGAAGGcgcatgcaaaatataaacgaCGCTTTTGAGGGTCTGAGGGCCCATATACCGACTTTACCGTATGAAAAGAGACTATCGAAGGTAGACACGCTGAAGCTGGCGATCGGATACATAAACTTCCTCAACGAGCTTGTCCGGACGGACAAGGGTAACGATCCGCTGACGGGCAGTAGCGGTCTCTCGAGATGTTCTAGCCGGGACGATTCTAAGAAGATCATAGTTCGTG GGTGCGGTGGAAATCCATTTATCTCGCATTCTCTCTCGTGGTCGAGAAAATCGGATATCTCGCCGAACGGCACGATGTACGCGAAAGTTTGGACGCCGGAAGATCCGCGAGCATCCAAAAGCGGGACGCCTTTCGAAtaa
- the Fer1 gene encoding pancreas transcription factor 1 subunit alpha isoform X2 translates to MYSMDNLERDMMNRQYIYEAHSFLGNPAIPALPPHCGVPTTATLPAVIPSQLPSSHHPSGSTGSTSGSEHYLYDENSSDNESIYSSDQENHTRERSRGNRRSGASGKCPRQVQVQQRQAANMRERRRMQNINDAFEGLRAHIPTLPYEKRLSKVDTLKLAIGYINFLNELVRTDKGNDPLTGSSGLSRCSSRDDSKKIIVRCGGNPFISHSLSWSRKSDISPNGTMYAKVWTPEDPRASKSGTPFE, encoded by the exons atgtATTCGATGGACAATCTCGAGCGGGACATGATGAACCGGCAGTATATATACGAGGCGCACAGCTTCCTGGGCAATCCGGCGATCCCGGCGTTGCCGCCGCATTGCGGGGTGCCTACGACGGCGACGCTTCCGGCGGTCATTCCGTCGCAGTTGCCATCGTCTCATCATCCCTCCGGTAGCACTGGTAGCACCAGTGGTAGCGAGCACTATCTGTACGACGAGAACAGCAGCGATAACGAGAGCATCTACAGCAGCGATCAGGAAAATCACACGAGGGA ACGAAGTCGAGGTAATCGACGCAGCGGAGCATCGGGAAAATGCCCGAGACAGGTACAGGTGCAACAACGGCAAGCGGCGAATATGAGGGAGCGAAGGcgcatgcaaaatataaacgaCGCTTTTGAGGGTCTGAGGGCCCATATACCGACTTTACCGTATGAAAAGAGACTATCGAAGGTAGACACGCTGAAGCTGGCGATCGGATACATAAACTTCCTCAACGAGCTTGTCCGGACGGACAAGGGTAACGATCCGCTGACGGGCAGTAGCGGTCTCTCGAGATGTTCTAGCCGGGACGATTCTAAGAAGATCATAGTTC GGTGCGGTGGAAATCCATTTATCTCGCATTCTCTCTCGTGGTCGAGAAAATCGGATATCTCGCCGAACGGCACGATGTACGCGAAAGTTTGGACGCCGGAAGATCCGCGAGCATCCAAAAGCGGGACGCCTTTCGAAtaa